GCTGCGCTACTCGTGGGGGCTGTCGCTGATCGGGTCGATGCAGGACCACGTCGAGGACTACTTCGATCACCCGAAGCTCCAGCAGATCATGCAGTACACGCTCGTGTTCCTCGGGGGATCGCCGCACAACACGCCGGCGCTGTACAACCTCATGAGCCACGTCGACTTCAACCTCGGCGTCTACTACCCCGACGGCGGCGTCGGCGCCGTCGTCGACGGCATCGTCGAGTTGGGGGCGGAACTCGGCGTCGACTACGTGGCCAACGCGCCGGTCACCGCGATCAAGGGACAGCGCGGCGGCTTCAAGGTGGAGACCGCCGTCGGCGACGGCGGGGCCGACGCCGGGATGGCCGGGGTCGCCGCCGACGGCGCCGGTGGCGCGGCGGGCACGTCAGCCGACGCGCCCGCCGCGATCACGACCGGGGGCGGCGAGAGTTACTTCCCGGACCTCGTCGTCAGCGACGCCGACTACGCCCACACCGAGCAGGAGCTGCTCGCGCCGCGCAAACGGCAGTACGACGCCGACTACTGGGACTCGCGCACGTACGCCCCCTCCGCGTACCTCCTGTACATGGGCGTCGAGGGCGACGTGGAGGAGCTCGCCCACCACACGCTCGTGCTCCCGACCGACTGGGACGAGCACTTCGAGCAGATATTCGAAGAGCCCGCCTGGCCCGACGACCCCGCCTACTACCTCTGTGTCCCCTCGAAGACCGACGACACCGTCGCCCCCGAGGGGCACTCGAACCTGTTCGTCCTCGTCCCGGTCGCGGCGGGACTTGAGGACACGCCCGAACTCCGGAGTCGGTACCACGAACTGGTCCTGGAGGACATCGCCGAGAACACCGGCGTCGACCTGCGCGAGCGCATCGTCTTCGAGGAGGAGTTCTGCGTCGACGACTTCGCGACGCGGTACAACTCGATGAAGGGGTCGGCGCTGGGGCTCGCACACACGCTGCGCCAGACGGCGCCGTTCCGCCCCGGCCACGAGTCCTCGGAGGTCGACGGCCTCTACTTCACGGGGTCGACGACGACGCCCGGGATCGGGGTTCCCATGTGTCTCATCTCGGGGCTGCTCACGGCCGAGACGATGGCGGAGTCGTCCTGACCGCGCCCATGCCGACCGCCACCGACCCGACCGAGTCCGGCGACGCGGATGCGACCGACTCCGTCGACGGCGACCCGATCGACCACGCCGGCGACGGCGATCCGATCGACCGCGCCGGCGTCGCCGCAAGCGCCCGCTACCTTCTGAAGCTCTCGCGCCCGCGTTTCTGGCTCTATCTCGCGGGGCCGATCCTCGTCGGCGTCGCCTTCGGCGCGGCGAACGTGGCCGAGCTATTCGCCCTGGAGAACGTCCTCCTGTTCGGCTACTTCCTGCTCCCGGCGAACCTGTTCCTCTACGGCGTCAACGACGTGTTCGATCGAGACGTCGACGAGGAGAACCCGAAGAAGGACGGCCGGGAGGTCCGCTACGGGGGCGATCGCCTCGTCCCCGCGGTCGTCGTCGCGTCGCTGGTGCTGGGCGCGGGGACGTTCGCGATCACGCCGCCGGCGGCGTGGCCGTTCCTCGCCGGGTTCTTCCTCCTCGGTGTGGAGTACTCGGCGCCGCCGCTGCGGTTCAAGACGACGCCGCTGCTGGACTCGCTGTCGAACGGGCTATACGTCCTCCCGGGCGCCGCGGCGTACGCGCTCGTCGCCGGCGCTGCTCCCCCGGCCGCCGCCCTCGCGGGCGCGTGGCTGTGGGCGATGGGGATGCACACGTTCTCGGCGATCCCCGACATCGAGCCGGACCGCGCGGCGGGCATCCGGACGACCGCGACCGCGCTCGGCGAGTCGCGGACCCTCGCGTACTGTGCGGGCTGCTGGCTCGCCGCGGCGGGCGCGTTCGCGGCGGTCGACCCGCGGATCGGCGCGGTGTTGCTCGCGTACCCGGCGCTCGTCGGGGCCATACGCCTCGCGGGCGTCGCCGTCGACCGCGCGTACTGGTGGTTCCCCGCGATCAACACCGCCGTCGGCGCCGTACTCACGATGGGCGCGCTCACTCGGATCGTCCCCCCGGAGGCGGTGTTGCCGTGAGCCCGGAGACCCGCCCGGGACGGCTGGCCGAGCTCCGGGAGGCGATGCCGGCGGATCGACGCGAGGCGGAGGCGAGCCTCGACGCGCTCGTGCGCGAGAACCGGTTCACCATCTCGGTCGTGTTCCCGGTCGTGGGCGCGGTGCTGCTCGTCGCCAGCGCGGAGGGCGCGTTCGCGGGCACGCCGCTCGCCCCGCTGGCGTTCAACGGCGGCATGATCCTGCTCGGGACGCTCGTGATGCGCTCGCCGTTGGTCGTCGGGCTCGCGCCGCTGGTCGGCAGACGCGAACTGGCGGGGATCGGGCTGCTGTCGGCGTACGCGTACGCCATCGAGTACGTCGGCGTGACGACCGGGTGGCCCTACGGCGAGTTCGAGTACCTCGTCGCGCTCGGGCCGGAGCTGGGCGGCGTTCCCCTGGGGCTGCCGGTGTTCTTCCTCCCGCTGGTGGCGAACGCCTACCTCCTGTGTCTGCTCCTGCTCGGTGACCGGGCGGAGCGCGCGGCGGTGCGGCTGCTCGCGGTCATCGCGCTCGTGCTGGTCATGGACGTGGTGCTCGATCCCGGGGCCGTCGCGCTGGGCTTCTGGGCGTACGAGGGGGTCGCCGACGCGGGCGCCGTCGGCGTGCTCTCCGGGGCGGGCTTCTACGGCGTCCCCCTGTCGAACTACGCCGGCTGGGTCGTCTCCGCGACCGTCGCGGTCGTCGTGCTCGACGCCGCCTTCGACCGCGCGGCGCTGCGCGCCCGCCTCGCCGACTGCGAGTTCATGCTCGACGACATGGTGAGCTTCGTGCTGCTGTGGGGCGGCGTCAACCTCTGGTTCTGGAACCCCGTCGCCGCCGCGGTCGCGGCGTGCATCGGTATCGGACTGGTCCGGGCCGACCGCTTCGACGCGTCGCTGTTCAGGCAGGCGTTCTGAAGGGGGCACGAGGAAAGAGAGACCGGGGGTTCGGTGGCGGAGCCGGAACCGGCGGCGTCGGCGCGCGAGAACGGCGACCCGCGGCGTCAGCGTGCGGGGACGCGGTCCGCGTGGCCGGCGCCCGAGCGGTTCGGCTCGCTGTCGCCGTACCGGACGCAGGAGACGCGGCGGAACACGGTCTCGGGGTCCTTACAGCGGAACCACGCCCAGCGCGTCCTGACGAACAGCTTCAGATTGCGGACCGTCCCCAGATCCGGCGTCTCGGTGAGCGTGTCGAAGCCGCGCTCGCGGATGAGCGCGTGGTGCTCGGCGTACAGCACCGCCGCCAGCAACACGGCGAACTGGCAGTCCTCGGGGAGGTACTTGATCCCCGCGACGCCCTCCTTGTACAGCGACTCCGCGCGGCGAAGCTCGTGGCGCATCGCCGCCTCGACGTTCCCGTCGAACTCGAAACGCTTCAGCTGCTCCTCGGTGACGCCGTACTCGCGAAGCGTCTCCTGGGGCAGGTACACCCGGTCCAACTCGACGATGTCCTCGCGCACGTCCCGCAGGAAGTTCGACAGCTGGAACGCGTCGCCCAGGGCGGTCGCGTGTGGGAGGGCTGCTTCGGGATCCT
This genomic stretch from Halobaculum roseum harbors:
- a CDS encoding phytoene desaturase family protein → MRDPRDRSSLAGEDVVVIGGGFGGLSTACYLADAGADVTLLEKNEQLGGRASTLEAEGFRFDMGPSWYLMPDVFETFFGHFGREPSEYYSLSRLDPHYRIFFKDGDRVDLVPDLETNRETFESYEAGAGDAFDDYLRKSERNYEIGMEHFVYEHRDDLADFVDPDVLRYSWGLSLIGSMQDHVEDYFDHPKLQQIMQYTLVFLGGSPHNTPALYNLMSHVDFNLGVYYPDGGVGAVVDGIVELGAELGVDYVANAPVTAIKGQRGGFKVETAVGDGGADAGMAGVAADGAGGAAGTSADAPAAITTGGGESYFPDLVVSDADYAHTEQELLAPRKRQYDADYWDSRTYAPSAYLLYMGVEGDVEELAHHTLVLPTDWDEHFEQIFEEPAWPDDPAYYLCVPSKTDDTVAPEGHSNLFVLVPVAAGLEDTPELRSRYHELVLEDIAENTGVDLRERIVFEEEFCVDDFATRYNSMKGSALGLAHTLRQTAPFRPGHESSEVDGLYFTGSTTTPGIGVPMCLISGLLTAETMAESS
- a CDS encoding prenyltransferase; the protein is MPTATDPTESGDADATDSVDGDPIDHAGDGDPIDRAGVAASARYLLKLSRPRFWLYLAGPILVGVAFGAANVAELFALENVLLFGYFLLPANLFLYGVNDVFDRDVDEENPKKDGREVRYGGDRLVPAVVVASLVLGAGTFAITPPAAWPFLAGFFLLGVEYSAPPLRFKTTPLLDSLSNGLYVLPGAAAYALVAGAAPPAAALAGAWLWAMGMHTFSAIPDIEPDRAAGIRTTATALGESRTLAYCAGCWLAAAGAFAAVDPRIGAVLLAYPALVGAIRLAGVAVDRAYWWFPAINTAVGAVLTMGALTRIVPPEAVLP
- the cruF gene encoding bisanhydrobacterioruberin hydratase translates to MPADRREAEASLDALVRENRFTISVVFPVVGAVLLVASAEGAFAGTPLAPLAFNGGMILLGTLVMRSPLVVGLAPLVGRRELAGIGLLSAYAYAIEYVGVTTGWPYGEFEYLVALGPELGGVPLGLPVFFLPLVANAYLLCLLLLGDRAERAAVRLLAVIALVLVMDVVLDPGAVALGFWAYEGVADAGAVGVLSGAGFYGVPLSNYAGWVVSATVAVVVLDAAFDRAALRARLADCEFMLDDMVSFVLLWGGVNLWFWNPVAAAVAACIGIGLVRADRFDASLFRQAF
- a CDS encoding phytoene/squalene synthase family protein, whose amino-acid sequence is MVADDQIARSKRIQQRTGKTFHFATRVLPERVREPTYVLYAFFRVADEVVDGAETGSPEEQRRELDRLREAALGREETDDAVLSAFAELCEEHDIAEEDVETFIAAMRSDIDTDRYETYDDLEAYMDGSASAVGRMMTAVMDPEDPEAALPHATALGDAFQLSNFLRDVREDIVELDRVYLPQETLREYGVTEEQLKRFEFDGNVEAAMRHELRRAESLYKEGVAGIKYLPEDCQFAVLLAAVLYAEHHALIRERGFDTLTETPDLGTVRNLKLFVRTRWAWFRCKDPETVFRRVSCVRYGDSEPNRSGAGHADRVPAR